A single region of the Saprospiraceae bacterium genome encodes:
- a CDS encoding UDP-2,3-diacylglucosamine diphosphatase: MIKRGKIYFASDFHLGVDVRQSSADRERKIVRWLDQIKTDAEAVYLVGDIFDFWFEYKTVIPKGFVRLLGKLAELRDAGIAIYFFTGNHDMWMFRYFEEELGIPIYRKPILREIHGKTFFIGHGDGLGPGDFGYKFIKKVFANPICQWLFERLHPNFGVWLASYWSRKSRSVQPIGKTFYGEENEWLILYANRKLATVSADFFVFGHRHLPIDHVLNDGKSRYINLGDWLFDYTYAVFDGQNMELQFFENDAGKVFGNQNLTNQPSES; the protein is encoded by the coding sequence ATGATAAAGCGTGGCAAAATATATTTCGCTTCCGATTTTCATTTAGGGGTCGATGTACGTCAAAGTAGTGCAGACCGAGAACGGAAAATCGTCCGGTGGTTGGATCAAATCAAAACGGATGCAGAAGCGGTGTACTTGGTAGGGGATATATTCGACTTTTGGTTTGAGTATAAAACGGTTATTCCTAAAGGATTTGTGCGATTATTAGGCAAGTTGGCGGAACTCAGAGATGCAGGAATCGCTATTTACTTCTTCACCGGCAATCATGACATGTGGATGTTTCGCTATTTTGAAGAGGAATTGGGCATTCCAATTTATCGAAAGCCAATCCTTAGAGAAATCCATGGAAAAACTTTTTTTATAGGTCACGGAGATGGCTTGGGGCCTGGTGATTTTGGCTATAAATTCATTAAAAAAGTATTCGCAAACCCTATTTGTCAATGGCTATTTGAGCGATTGCATCCCAATTTTGGGGTGTGGCTCGCCAGCTATTGGTCCAGGAAAAGCCGATCGGTACAGCCTATAGGGAAAACGTTTTATGGAGAAGAGAACGAATGGTTGATTCTTTATGCCAATAGAAAACTGGCAACAGTATCAGCCGATTTTTTTGTATTCGGACATCGACACTTACCCATCGATCATGTGCTAAACGATGGAAAAAGTCGTTATATTAATTTGGGGGACTGGTTATTCGATTATACTTATGCCGTCTTTGACGGCCAAAACATGGAGCTTCAATTTTTTGAAAATGATGCAGGAAAAGTATTCGGCAATCAGAACCTTACAAATCAGCCTTCTGAGTCTTAG
- a CDS encoding Na+/H+ antiporter NhaC family protein produces the protein MHEYGILSLFPPIIAIVLAIRTKQVFISLVFGIWLGWVIINGGNLLTGTFDTIQAMVDVFKDAGNTRTIMFAALVGALIIFIQRSGGVEGFIIRVNRLLERYEKKQSGSNKIIVQCLAWLTGLLIFVESSISVLTVGALYRPVFDRLGISREKLAYIADSSSAPASILIPFNGWGAFIMGLLVAEGFSDPFATMFKAMVYNFYPMLALLLVLVIIFTKKDFGPMAKAEKRVRETGKLLADNAQPMVSDELTAIETAQGVTPKAFNMIIPILTMVLLMPVMLAYTGWETALADLPEAGTGSKLFYAIGKGSGSTAVLIAVIGSTLLAMILYKLQGIMRFREMVELTLKGISGMMPLALLMMLAFAIGDVCKNQLHTGIYVADIVRGWLSPGLVPFLIFLVGCFIAFSTGTSWGTFGIMIPIAVPMAQELDANIYITIAAALGGGVFGDHCSPISDTSILSSMASATDHIDHVRTQLPYALIAGGATALLYLGLGMVG, from the coding sequence ATGCACGAATACGGAATCCTTTCTCTTTTTCCACCGATTATTGCTATTGTTTTGGCTATACGGACCAAGCAAGTTTTCATTTCCCTCGTATTTGGCATATGGTTGGGGTGGGTGATTATTAATGGTGGCAACCTTTTGACGGGTACTTTTGATACGATCCAAGCGATGGTAGACGTCTTTAAAGATGCGGGCAATACGCGCACCATTATGTTTGCCGCTTTGGTGGGCGCTTTGATCATTTTTATTCAGCGGTCCGGAGGCGTCGAGGGGTTTATCATTCGGGTGAATCGTTTATTGGAACGTTATGAAAAAAAGCAAAGTGGGAGTAATAAGATCATCGTGCAATGCCTGGCTTGGTTGACAGGCCTTCTTATTTTTGTCGAATCCAGCATATCGGTTTTAACGGTAGGTGCTTTGTACCGGCCTGTTTTTGACAGGTTAGGGATTTCCCGGGAGAAGTTGGCTTATATTGCCGACTCTAGTTCTGCTCCGGCTAGTATCCTGATTCCCTTCAATGGATGGGGTGCATTTATCATGGGTTTGCTGGTCGCAGAAGGCTTTAGCGATCCCTTTGCAACGATGTTCAAAGCCATGGTGTATAATTTTTATCCGATGTTGGCCCTTTTATTGGTATTGGTGATCATTTTTACGAAAAAAGATTTTGGGCCGATGGCCAAAGCAGAGAAACGGGTACGAGAAACGGGGAAACTGTTGGCAGATAATGCCCAACCTATGGTCTCCGACGAATTAACAGCCATTGAAACAGCGCAAGGCGTCACGCCCAAGGCCTTTAATATGATCATTCCCATTCTGACCATGGTGCTGCTGATGCCAGTGATGTTGGCTTATACGGGCTGGGAAACGGCGCTGGCAGATTTACCTGAAGCGGGAACTGGCAGCAAACTATTTTACGCGATTGGAAAGGGATCAGGATCAACGGCCGTACTCATTGCCGTCATCGGTTCGACCCTGTTGGCCATGATTTTATATAAGCTTCAAGGCATTATGCGTTTTCGCGAGATGGTGGAGCTTACACTGAAGGGTATTTCAGGAATGATGCCGCTCGCTTTACTCATGATGTTGGCTTTTGCCATTGGGGATGTTTGTAAAAACCAACTGCATACGGGAATATACGTAGCAGATATCGTGAGGGGATGGTTGTCTCCTGGTTTGGTTCCATTTCTTATTTTTTTAGTAGGCTGTTTTATTGCCTTTTCTACCGGAACTTCCTGGGGGACTTTTGGCATTATGATCCCGATTGCAGTGCCCATGGCCCAAGAATTAGATGCCAATATTTATATCACGATAGCTGCGGCCTTGGGTGGCGGCGTATTTGGCGACCATTGCTCTCCCATTTCTGATACCTCGATTCTTTCCTCCATGGCTTCAGCCACAGATCATATCGATCATGTGCGTACACAATTGCCTTATGCGCTCATTGCCGGAGGGGCAACTGCATTATTGTATTTGGGTTTGGGGATGGTGGGGTGA